ACAAGCGCCAGTTCTACGACCGCATTCTTACCCCCATGAAAACCATGGGGCTCATCGACTATGACTTGTACAAGAAAACGTACAAGCTCAGCGAGAAGTTCAACAAGAACATGATGCGCATTGGGCTGATGTGGCTTCAAGAGTTGCGAAAGCCCCCGCAAGATTTCCTGCAAAAAAAATAAAAAAATATCCTGCTGACTGGCTCCCCACGGCAAGTCTCTCCAACCACCCCTCAACCACCACAACTTTTCTTGGGGAGCCACTCACTATTACTATTCTCAAGGTACTCGTTCCAGGTCACACCCGGGTCGCGCCTTCTTTAACAAATCCTTAACAAAGGCTGAGCGCTGAGAACACCGCTTGCGCAATAGTGCGTTCTTCGTCTGCAGGGATCACAAGGACGCTGACACGCGAAGAAGACGTTGAGATGATTCGTGCGTGCCGGTCGTTTTTTCTCCGGTCCAGTTTGACGCCGAGAAACGCCAAACGCTCGCAGACGCGAGCGCGAAGAGAAGCAATATGTTCGCCTATGCCTCCAGTAAAGATAAGGGTGTCAAGCCCGCCGAGGGCGGGAAGATACGATGAGACGTGCTTTGCGAGGTGGTACTCAAGGAGTGCGAGGGAAAGTGCCGCGTCCTTATTCCCCTTCTTCGCTGCAGCAAGCACTTCTCTGATGTCCGCGCTCACACCAGAAACGCCGAGGAGGCCTGACTCATTGCTGAAGAGGTGGAGCAGTTCCGATGCGGAAACGCCTTGGCTTGCAAGGTGAATGACCAGTCCAGGGTCCACCGTGCCGCTCCGCGTTCCCATAGGAGGACCTTCAAGAGGAGTAACCCCCATGGACGTGTCGATGGACGTGCCACGCAGAAGTGCCGTCACAGAAACGCCGCCTCCGACATGGCAGACCACGGCTCTTTTTGGCATCGTCCCCAGGAGTTGTTTTGCTTCACGGATTGCCCCTGCAACAGACGTGCCGTGAAACCCGTACCTGCGAAGCCCTTGTTTTTTTGCCAGTGACCTTGGAAGTGCATATGTGGCGGCGACGTCAGGAATGCTGCGGTGGAATGCCGTGTCGAAGACAATGAAGTGCTTGGCGCGCGGCAAGTGTTGCAGGCTTTTGTGAATGCCTGCGAGGTTGTGAGGGTTGTGCAGGGGAGCAAAGCTATTGTATTGCTGCACTGCTCGAAGCAAAGCGGGTGTGACGCGGTGGGCGGGGAGGGTTGCTTGCTTTGGGTGCTTTGCGGGCTTGGCATGAACAGCGCCGCCGTGCACAACGCGGTGGCCGACCGCAGTAATGTCGCTCATCGCCGCAAGAGCGCCGGTTTCGGTAAGGGTGGCAAGGGCGAGAGCGATGGCTTCTTCGTGGTTTCTCACAGGGGTTTTGCAGGTCTGCTGTTGCTGTAGTTGTTCTTTCAGGACTGGCTGGGCGCGGTTGCTTCGCCTGCGTTCTCCCGCGCTTGTTTTGTAGAGGGTGATGGCGTGCGTTGTTTGTCGGCGGGAACGTCCTCGCTGCCCCGTCTCGATTGCATCAATGTACCCCTTCAGCAATACGGTGCCTGTTGCGGGGGGGAACGCAAAAAGCGCGTAGCGAAGAGAGCTGGACCCGGCGTTGATGACGAGGATGCGTGAGCCGCTGCTTTTTTTTCCTTTGGCACCCCCTCCAGCACCTTCTCTTTTCCTTTTTCCTTTCCTTTCTGGCCTAGCGCGCTCTTTAGCGTGTCTTTGGAAGCGCTGTTCTCTTGGCGTTTCGCCTGTGGCAGTCATTCTAGAGTCTGTGGTGGCATCGCTTGCACGTCTTTCTCCTTCTGGAGTTGAAGTAGCCGCAGTTCTTACATCGCTTGCGCGAGAAGAATGCGATGAGAAGGACAAGGACGATCAGTGCTATTGAAACCCACAGCAAGAGGTAGCCACTCCTTGACTTGAAGGCGAAGACTTTTGTTTTTACTTTGACAAGCGCTAGCTTGCGCTCTCCATAGTATGCTCGAACGGTGATTTCTTCATTGTCAGGAAAGTCCTCTTCACTGAGCTCGATGGAGATGGGGATGTGCGCCTTCTTGCCGGGCTTGATGAGGAAGGGTTCGTCGGCGCCTACCGTGACGCGTTCGCCATTGACGCGAAGATCGACAAGTTCTGGGTTGACGTAGGCATCTACACTGCCGGTGTTCTCAATGGTTACGATGAATTGTTTCTTACGAATGTCGTAGACGAGGTCCAGGATT
The window above is part of the Candidatus Woesearchaeota archaeon genome. Proteins encoded here:
- a CDS encoding acetate/propionate family kinase, which codes for MTATGETPREQRFQRHAKERARPERKGKRKREGAGGGAKGKKSSGSRILVINAGSSSLRYALFAFPPATGTVLLKGYIDAIETGQRGRSRRQTTHAITLYKTSAGERRRSNRAQPVLKEQLQQQQTCKTPVRNHEEAIALALATLTETGALAAMSDITAVGHRVVHGGAVHAKPAKHPKQATLPAHRVTPALLRAVQQYNSFAPLHNPHNLAGIHKSLQHLPRAKHFIVFDTAFHRSIPDVAATYALPRSLAKKQGLRRYGFHGTSVAGAIREAKQLLGTMPKRAVVCHVGGGVSVTALLRGTSIDTSMGVTPLEGPPMGTRSGTVDPGLVIHLASQGVSASELLHLFSNESGLLGVSGVSADIREVLAAAKKGNKDAALSLALLEYHLAKHVSSYLPALGGLDTLIFTGGIGEHIASLRARVCERLAFLGVKLDRRKNDRHARIISTSSSRVSVLVIPADEERTIAQAVFSALSLC